The Gemmatimonadaceae bacterium DNA segment ACGCTGCCGGCCGACATCGGCGAGGCCATCATCAAGGCCTGCCGCGAGATTGCCGCCGGCACGCACCACGAGCACTTCCGCGTGGATATGATCCAGGGCGGCGCCGGGACCTCGACGAATATGAACGCCAATGAGGTCATCGCGAACCGCGCCTGCGAACTGCTCGGCGTGCCCCGCGGCAGCTATGCCCGCGTGCATCCCAACGAGCACGTCAACCTCTCGCAGAGCACCAACGACGTCTATCCCACCGCCGTGCGCCTCGCGCTGCACGCGGCGTTGGCCGGTCTGCAGCGCGAGATGCGCGCGCTGGTCGAGGCCTTCCGCGCGAAAGGCCAGGAGTTCGCCCCGCACGTGAAGATGGGCCGCACCCAGCTGCAGGACGCCGTGCCGATGACCCTCGGCCAGGAGTTCACCGCCTTCGGCAACACCATCGCCGAGGATGTGGACCGGCTGGAGGAGGCCAAGGCGCTGCTGCGCGAGATCAATATGGGCGCCACCGCCATCGGCACGCGCATCACCGCGCCCGAGGGCTACACCGAGAAGGTGCGGGCGCATCTCAGCCAGGTCAGCGGGCTCGGGCTCATCACCGCGCCGGACCTTGTGGAGGCCACCAGCGACACCGGCGGCTTCGTGCAGCTTTCCGGCGTGCTCAAGCGCTGCGCCGTCAAGCTGAGCAAGGTCTGCAACGACCTGCGCCTGCTCTCCAGCGGCCCGCGCACCGGCTTCGGCGAGATCCGCCTGCCCCCGATGCAGCCCGGCTCGAGCATTATGCCCGGCAAGGTGAACCCGGTGATCCCGGAAGCGGTGAACCAGGTGTGCTTCGACGTGATCGGCGGCGACGTGACGGTGACGATGGCGGCCGAGGCGGGGCAGTTGCAGCTGAACGTCTTCGAGCCGATCATCGCGTTCCGGCTGCTGCGCCACATCAGCGCGATGACCAACGCCTGCCGCATCCTGCGCGAGAAGTGCGTGGTCGGCATCGAGGCCAATCCGCAGGTGATGCGCGACTACGTCGAGCGCTCGATCGGCCTCGTCACGGCACTCCTGCCGACGCTGGGGTACGAGCAGTGCACGGCGCTGGCGAAGGAAGCCCTGGAGAGCGGCCGCGGCGTGGCCGAGCTCGTGCTGGAGAAGAAGCTGATGACCCGCAAGCAGCTCGACGCGGTCTTGGATCCCGCGCGAATGGTCAGCGGCGCACACTAGACCGGACGGAAGACGGAGGACGGAAGCCGACAGCAGGTCGCATCCGTCATTCGTCATCCGTCCCCAATCGGAGTTCGAAGTATGGCTGGAATCAAGCTTGACGGCGCCGGCACCCAGAAGATGAAGACCATCGAGGAGGCGCTGGGGACGGTGCAGACCATCCACGGGCTCGTCGAGCGGATGGCCGTGGACGTGAAGAACAACCGCGGCGTCGGGGCCATCCCGGGGCAGATCAAGCGCATCGGCACCAACCTGCAGGGGCAGCTGAAGGCGCAGTTCGGCCTGATTGCCGATCAGGTGTCGGCGATGATCATCGCGATGGGACGCGGCGGCGGGGAGCAGGCCAAGGTCCGGGTGCTCCGCGAGGCCGTGGCGCAACTGCGCACCGCCTTGGAAATCAACGCCGCCAAGGTCAAGGAACAGCACGCGGTGAAGATTGAAGTCGCGCCAGACTGAGACGGCGGGCCGACGCGCCGAACCTGTTCTGGACACGGATTCTACGGGCGTTTTCCGCTTGCCCCACCCAATCGGGTAGGTGTAGCTTTTGGGGTCGTACCCGCGGGCCGAACCCGGGCCTGACTCGATCCCCCCAGCCACGAACGAAATGTCGATGCTGCGCCTGCGCCAGGCAGCACCAGCCCTGCTTATGGCAGTGGCCCTCCTGGCGCTCACCGCGTGCGGTGGAGCGGAGTACCCGAACTCCACCTTCAATCACACCACGGATTTCAACACAGCCATCGATGGCCTGTGGAACCGTCTCCTGTTCTGGGGGACGATCGTCTTCGTGGTCGTGGAAGCTGGGCTGATCTACACAATCTTCCGCTTCCGGAAGCGTCCGGGCGGCGCGCCCGCCAAGCAGATCCACGGCAACGTCGCCCTCGAGATCACCTGGACGGTCATCCCGGCCGTCATCCTGGTGCTGATCGCGGTGCCGACCGTGAAGACGATCTTCCAGACACAGGCGCCGGCACCGGCGGGCGCGCTGACGATCGAGGTCACCGGCCACCAGTGGTGGTGGGAGTTCCACTACCCCGAGTACGGCGTGACCACGGCCAACGAGGTCTACATCCCGGTCGGCCGCACCGCCAACTTCGTGCTCCGCACCAAGGACGTGCTGCACTCGTTCTGGGTGCCGCAGCTCGGCGGCAAGCGCGACCTGATCAGCAACAAGACCAACCTGCTGTGGTTCACGCCCAACGCGGACCTCGGCACGAACGCCTGGAACGGCTTCTGCGTCGAGTACTGCGGCGCGAGCCACGCGAATATGAAGTTCCGGATGTTCACGGTGCAGCCGGACGAGTTCGCCTCGTGGGTGGCGCACCAGGCACGGCCGGCGGCGCTGCACGATTCGACGGCGCGCTCCGCCCCTGCCGGCTACATCTTCCCCGCCGCCGACCTGCCGGCGCACGTGCTGCCGCAGACTCCGACGCCGGCGCGCTTGCAGTTCGACGATGCTTTGCTCGCGCAGGGCGACGCCAAGCGCGGCGAAACGGCCTTTATGATGGGCGGCTGCATCGGCTGCCACGCCATCCAGGGCAATCCGATGGCGGTGAGCCCGATCGGCCCGAACCTCACGCACTTCGGCTCTCGCCATACGCTGGGCGGCGGGCTGTTCCCGAACGACGACCACCACCTCGCGCGCTGGATCAAGAACGCCAAGGCGATGAAGCCCGGCGCGCTGATGCTGGTCGTCGGCATCGGCGAGTACAGCCCCGACCTCAAGGGCCCCGTGACCGCGGGCCTCACCGATGCGCAGATCGCCGACGTCGTGGCGTACCTGCGCGCGCTCAAGTGACCCCCCGGAGACTCTGACACCAATGGCATCCATCGCTGCCCCCACGACGGCCACCGCGCCGACCGCGACGGCGGAGAACACCGGGATCCGGAGCTGGATCACGACGGTCGATCACAAGCGGATCGGCACGTTGTACCTCTGGACCGCCCTCTTCTTCTTCCTCGTCGGCGGCTTCGAGGCCGTCCTCATCCGCACGCAGCTGATGCAGCCCAATATGGGCTTCGTCAGCGCCGAGACGTACAACCAGCTGTTCACGATGCACGGCACCACGATGGTGTTCCTTGCCGTGATGCCGCTCTCGGCCGCCTTCTTCAACTACCTGATCCCGCTGCAGATCGGGGCGCGCGACGTCGCCTTCCCGCGGCTGAACGCGTTCTCGTACTGGGTCTATCTGCTGGGCGGCATCTTCATCACGCTGCCGATCCTGTTCAAGCTCGCGCCGGACGGCGGCTGGTTCGGCTATGCCCCGCTGACGACCCCCCGCTTCTCGCCCGGCCCCAACATCGACTTCTGGGTGCTCGGCCTGCAGATCCTCGGCGTCAGCTCGCTGGCCGCGGCGTTCAACTTCATCACGACGATCATCAATATGCGCGCACCGGGGATGTCCCTGATGCGGATGCCGATGTTCACGTGGATGTCGTTCGTCGTGCAGTTCCTGCTGATCCTCGCGTTCCCGCCGATCACGGTGGCGCTGTTCTTCCTGCTGATGGACCGCTTCTTCGGGACGAACTTCTACGCCATCGCCGCCGGCGCCGACCCGCTGCTGTGGCAGCACCTGTTCTGGGTGTTCGGCCACCCCGAGGTGTACATCCTCATCCTGCCCGCCTTCGGCCTCGTGTCCGAGGTGCTGCCGACCTTCTCGAAGAAGCCGCTCTTCGGCTACAACGTGATGGTCTACTCGGGCATCATGATCGGCTTCCTCGGCTTCGGCGTCTGGGCCCACCATATGTTCGCGGTGGGGATGGGGGCCGTGGCCGACTCGATCTTCTCGCTGATGACGATGCTCATCGCCATCCCCACCGGCGTGAAGATCTTCAACTGGATCGCCACGATGTGGGCCGGCGAGATCCGCTTCACCGTGCCGATGAAGTTCGCGATCGCGCTGATCGCGATGTTCACCATCGGCGGCATCTCCGGCGTGATGCACTCCTCCCCGCCGGCCGACCTGCAGCAGACCGACACCTACTTCATCGTCGCCCACTTCCACTACGTGCTGTTCGGTGGGTCGATTATGGGCATCTTCGCGGGTATCTACTTCTACTACCCGAAGATGACCGGCCGCCATATGAGCGAGTCGCTGGGCAACTGGCACTTCTGGCTGAACTTCATCGGGATGAACCTGACCTTCTTCCCGATGCACTTCAGCGGCCTGTACGGGATGTCGCGGCGCATCTACACCTATGACGCCGGCCAGGGCTTCGACCTGTTCAACAAGCTGGCCACCTACGGCACCTACCTGCTGGTGGTGGCGACGCTGATCTTCGTCTGGAACTTCCTGCGCAGCCGCACCCGCGGCGCGGTGGCCGGCAACGATCCCTGGGGCGCGGCCACGCTTGAGTGGTCCATCCCCTCGCCGCCGCCGGAGTACAACTTCGCGCAGCTGCCCGAAGTGACCTCGCGCTATCCGCTCTGGGACCTCAAGGATCCCAAGATGACGGAAGGCATCGACCACTCGCACGCCGACCCGATGCAGATCACTGACTCGCACGCCGTCCCGGTGCACGAGGAGACGGAGCGGCACACCGCCAAGGAACTCGGCATCCCGATGCCGCTGCCCACGGCCAAGCCGCTCTTCGTCGCCACCGCGATGGTCGTGATGTTCAGCGGCCTGCTCTTCCTCCACAACGGGATGTTCGCCGTCGCGATGACCGTCACCATCGGCGGTGCCGCCTCGATGGCCATCGGGCTGTACCTGTGGCTCACCAGCCCCCTCGAGTAACCGGAGCCCCTGACCAATGACTGCCCATACCGCGACCGCTGACGCCCACGGCGACGGCCACGTGCACCACCACTACACCACCACCGGACTCGACAACCGCAAGATCGCCATCTGGGCGTTCATCGGGTCCGAGTGTATGCTCTTCGCGTCGCTCATCGCGACCTACCTGATCTACAAGGGCAAGTCCCTCGTCGGTCCCTTCCCGCACACCGAGTACGTGGACGCGGCCGGCAAGGTCTTCCCGCCCATCCTCGACATCCCGGTGACGTCGGCCTCGACCTTCGTCCTCCTGGCCTCGTCGTTCGCGATGGTGCTCGCGCTCCAGGCCGTGCAGCTCAAGGGCGTACCGCTGCCCGAGAACGCCAGCTGGTGGACCCGCGTCCAGCGCTCCTCCCAGACCTGGCTGCTCGTCACCGCGTTGCTCGGCGCGACCTTCCTCGGCTTCCAGGCCTATGAGTTCACGGCCTTCGTGCACGAGGGCCTGACGATCAAGACCAACCTGTTCGGCTCGACCTTCTTCACGCTCACCGGCTTCCACGGCGCCCACGTCACCGTCGGCGTCCTCTGGCTGATGTCCCTCCTCTGGGTGGACCGCAGCCGCGGACTCGCCGGCCCCGGCGACGAGCTCCTCGTGGACATCACGGCGCTGTACTGGCACTTCGTGGACGTCGTCTGGATCGCGATCTTCACGCTCGTCTATCTCATTCAGTAGCGGAGCCCCGGCAATGGCACACGACGCCCAACACGCTGCCCACGCACACCCGACGGGCAACACGTACCTCAAGGTCTTCGGCATCCTCACGGTGATTACCGCCGTCGAGGTCTGGGCCTATTACATCCCGGCCCTCGTCGCCTCGCCGCTGTTCAACCCCTCGCTCATCGCGATGTCCGCGGCCAAGTTCGCGATCGTGGTGCTGTGGTATATGCACCTGAAGTTCGATCACAAGCTCTTCAAGGTGCTCTTCTCCGGCCCGCTCATCATCGCGATGGCCACGATCGTCGCGCTGCTGTTCCTGTTCGGGCAGTTCGCGTTGTAGACAGGACTGGGGACGGAAGACTGAAGACGGAAGGGGCGCCCCGAGACTTCGGGGCGCCCCTCTCTCTTTTCCCGTCTCCCGTCTCCCCCCTCCCCTCTCCCACTATTTTCCGCAGATGGGCCTGCCCATCCTCCTCCTCCACCCCAACGTCGACCTCTCCCAGGGCGGCTTCACCGTCCACTGGTCCACCGTCATCGGCCTGGTCGCCCTCCAGGCGCTGTGGCTGCTGCGCGCCCACGCCCACCGCGGCGAAGCCCGTCCCAGCGCCCTCCAGGCTTTCTGCTTCACCGCCGGCCTCGTCGTGATGTTCCTGTCCCTCAACGGACCCATCCACGACATCTCCGACTACTACCTGTTCTCCGGCCATATGGTGCAGCACCTCGTGCTCACCATCGTCGTGCCGCCGCTGCTGCTCGTCGGCACGCCCGGCTGGATGCTGCGCCCCGCGCTGCGCGTCCCCGCCGTGGCCGCCGTCGCCCGCGCGATCACCGGACCCAAGACCGCGTTCACGATCTTCAATGTCGTGCTCGCCGGCTGGCACCTCCCGCCGCTCTACAACGCCGCGATGTACTACCACGAGGTGCACATCATCCAGCACCTGATGTTCCTTGTCGGGGCGGTGCTGATGTGGTGGCCGATGCTGAGCCCGCTGCCGGAGCTGCCGCGCCTGAGCTACCCGGGCCAGATGCTCTACAGCTTCGTGATGACGCTGCCGATGACGGTGGTGTCCATCTACATCGTGTACGCCGACCACGTGCTGTACCCGGCCTACGCCAGCGCCCCGCGACTCTGGGGGCTCTCACCGCTCGATGACCAGCGGCTCGGCGGTCTCATTATGTGGATTCCGGGCGGATTGTTCTTCTATCTGCTGACCTCGATCATCTTCTTCCGCTGGGTCACGACGCAGCGGGACGACCAGGCGGGCGCGCAGGCAACGGCCTGAGCAGAGGGCGGATTCGGCCGCAGGGGTTGAGGCTCGGCGCTCGGGTGCTAACCTAAGAGGATATGCCCGTCCGCCCCGCCCGCCTGCTGGCCCTCGCGCTCGCCCTCGCTGCCACCTCCGTGGCGGCGCAGACAGGCAGTGGTGGCAGCCCGAACCCGGGCGGGACCGTGGCGCGGCCCACCGTCGCGCCTGCGGCCCGACGCCCCGCGCCGAGCCGCAGCGCACTGGTGCCGGCGGCCCCGCGTGGCACCGCGATGCTCCGCCGCGACCTCGACCACCTGGTCGGCACGAGCACGTCCTCGGGCGAGTGGGGCATCCTTGTCGTCTCGCTCGCCACCGGCGACACGCTCTACTCGCGCGGCGCCGACGAGCTGCTGCTCCCGGCTTCGACGATGAAGCTCTACACGGCGGCGATGGCGTTTGATCGCTTCGGACCCGCACACCAGTTCCGCACCGAGGTGCTGCGCGACGGCCCGCTCAGCCGCGAGGGGACGATTACCGGCAACCTCTACCTAAAGGGTGCCGGCGATCCGTCACTGGGCCCGCGCTACCGCAACTGGCACGGCGGTATCGCACCGATGGATGCCATCGCCGACCTCATCTATGCCTCGGGCGTGCGGCGCATCACCGGCGACATCGTCGGCGATGCCTCGGCGTTCGAGAGCCGCCGCGTCCCCGAAGGCTGGCGCAGCCGCTACCTACAGGCCGGCTACGCAGCGCGGGTCTCCGCCCTCTCGGTGAACGAGAACATCGCCAACGTCGTCGTCCGCGCGACACCCAAGGGCCCCGAGGTCGAGTTCGACGAGCCGCTCATCGGCATCCCGATTCACTCCACCGTCGAAGTCCGCCCCGGCACTCGCTCGGCGTACATCCGCGTCTGGCAGGACACCACCGCCGACCATTTCCGCGTGCACGGCTGGATCGGCGAGCAGAGTCCAGAGCGCAGCTACCGCGTGGTGATCGAGCAGCCGGAGCGCTTCGCCGCAGCCGCCCTGCGTGCGGCGTTGGGCAAGCGAGGCGTCGTCATCGAGGGCGAGACGCGCGCCGACGTCGCACCGCCCACCGCCCTGCGCGTCACCGCCTGGGCCTCACCCACCGTGGCGCAGCTCGCCGTCACGATGAACGGCGAGAGCAACAATCACTTCGCCGAGCTGCTGTTCCGCAACGCGGCGCGCTCGGTCTCCGGCGTCGGCTCGGCCGAGGCGGCCAACGAGGCACTGCGCGAATTCCTGAACCAACGTGCCGGCGTGCGCCGCGACGACGTCTACGCCGCCGACGGCAGCGGCCTCTCCACCTTGGACCGCGTGACCGCGCGCTCGATGGTGCACCTGCTTGCCTACGCCGGCAGCGCACCCTGGGCCGAAGTCTTCGAGGCCACGTTGCCGGTGGCCGGCCGCACCGAGACGCTCAAGACGCGGATGCGCCGCACCGCCGCCGACAACAACCTGCGCGGCAAGACGGGCACGACCAACGACGTCACCTCGCTCGGCGGCTACGTGGAGACGCGCGACGGCGAACGCCTGGCCTTTGCGATGCTGTACAACGGGCGCGACCTTTGGCGCGCGCGCGCCGCCATCGACGCGATGGGCGCGACGCTGGCGGGCTTCGCGCGCTGACGTCGGCCGGGTTGACGTCGGCCGGGCCGCCGCCGGCCTAGCTGACCGGAGGGCCCGGCGGCGCTTCCGGATCGGTCGCCGCCGCCGCATCCAGCAGGCGCACCGCCGTGTCCACGTCACCCTGCCGCACGACCAGGCGCACTGGGTGCAGCACGTTCAGGAAGGGCAACATCCCGCTCGCATTGTCCTTCAGCAGCATCGACGGAATGCTGTTCGCGTCCAACACCGCCTGCGCGAACTCGGCTTCAATGCTGTTCTGGTACGTCCGGACCACGAACGCGTTCTCTGGCATCGTGCCCTCCGGGCGAATCGGGTGAACGGGAATCGTAGCACTGCGGCGCAGATGCGGCCAGCGATGCGTCGGTCCCACACATACCGCGGCGGCGCGGCGGAGGTTCCCGCCGCGCCACCGTCCGCTCAGTGCACCGACTGGCGGATGAGGATGCCGCGCTTGGCGAGTTCCATCACGTAGCGGTCGCCGGGGATGCACTCGTCGGGCGTGTGCACGCCGCCCGGCACCGCGCCCTGCGCCTGCAGCTGGCCGGTGATGGACAGCGAGAAGCCCGTCGTGCGCATCATCGCGCTGATGCCCTGCGCGGCATCGTAGCGGTCCACCAGCTCGAAGCTCTGCGTCTGCGGCTTGCCGTCCTTGCTGCCCTTCACCACCACGCGCAGGGCCACGAGGTCCGGCGAGTTCTTCTTGAACAGGCGCGGATGCATCTGCGCGATCGCGACGTCGCGCGGCGACACCTGCTGGCCCTTCACGTCCACCGGCGCGTCGTCGATCAAGCCGAGCTCGCGAATGGCCTCCATAATCTTCGCGTGGCCGGGGTAGCGTAGCGTCTTGTACTCGAGCTCGGGAATCTTGCCCTCGTAGCGGTGCGCCATCGTCGAGAGCCCGCCGGCGGTGTGGAAGGCCTCGAGCTCGCCCACCGGCGCGTCGAAGTGCACCGGCTCGATCTCGCTCAGCGCCTTCACCTGCACGCGCTTGCCGTCACGCACGATCCAGCTCAGCGTCGTGTAGTAGTCGAGCACGCCCTCGATCGAGTACACGATCTGATACTTCAGCGGGCCGCTCGGCTCCTGCGGCAGGCCGCCGACATAGATGCGCACCGACTGCGTCTTGTCGAGTCGGTCGATGCCGAGCTGCGCGAGGATGTTGACCATCCCGGGAGCCAGCCCGCAGTCCGGCACCACGCTCAGGCCCTTGGCCTTGGCCGTGGCGTCGAGCGTCTTCTGGTCCTGCACGATCTCGGTGTTGCCACCGAGGTCGCAGAAGTGTGCCCCCGCGGCCAGCGCCGCCTCGGTCATCGGCTGGTTGAAGTAGTACGGCAGCGCGCACATCACGGCCTTCACGCCCGTCATCGCCTGCGACACCGCCGCGGCGTCCTTCACGTCCAGCGTGATGAGCTTGAGCCGCTCGCCGCCGACGTACGGCTGGAGGAACTTTGGTAGCTGCTCGACGGTCCGGTCGGCGAGGCGCACCTCGGTGATGGCGTCGTTCTGCAACAAATCGTATGCACAGGCCGAACCTTGCAGGCCGGCACCGAGGACAAGCATCCGCATCGGGGCTCCTTCCGGGGGTACTATTCAGGACAGCCCCGCAATTTATCCGATTGTCACCCCTTTTTCACCCCGCGCGATGAGCGATTGGCAGCGCTTTCTCCTCGAGACGGACGAGCAGATCTCGGCCCTGCTCGCCGAGGTCCGCACGGTGGCCGTGCTCGGCATCAAGACGGCCGATTCCGGGCGCGCGCCGGCCTACTACGTGCCCGAGTACGCACAGCGCGCGGGGCTGCGCATCGTGCCCGTGCCGGTGTACTTCCCCGAGGTCACGGAGATCCTCGGCGAACCGGTGTATCGCCGCGTGAGCGACATCGGCGAAGCGGTGGACCTGGTCAATGTCTTCCGTCGCCCTGCGGACCTGCCGGCACACCTGGATGACCTCCTGGCGGCCCGGCCGCGCGCCGTGTGGTTGCAGCTCGGCATCCGGCACGACGCCGTCGCCGAGACGCTGGCGCGCGCCGGCATCCAGGTGGTGCAGGACCGTTGCCTGATGGTGGAGATGCAGCGCATCGGACGCTGATGGCCGCGTACGCGGCGAACGCGTACGCGGTGCGCACGCCGCAGACGCTACGGCGTGCTTCCCGCGCGAGTGGGCAGGTTGCGCTGTGACCAGTCCTGGTACGATCCGTCGTACATCCGCGTCTCGTAGCCGAGCAGCGACGCCACGAACCACGTGGCCGAGGCACGGTAGCCCACCCAGCAGTACGTGACGACGCTGTCGCCGGGTGTGACGCGTGCGCGGAAGAGCGCCTCCAGTTCCGCGCGCGGCTTGAGCCTGAGCGAGCCGTCGGCGAAGAGTTCTTCCCACTCGAGCTGCCGTGCACCGGCCAGGTGGCCCGCGCTCGGCATCCCGCTGCGGTTGCCGGCCCCGACGTACTCGCCGGTCGTGCGCGTATCCACCAGCGAGAGTCCCGGACGTCCGATGCGCGCCTGCACGTACTCGGCGTCGGCCACGACCTGCGGACGCAACGCGCGCGTGAT contains these protein-coding regions:
- a CDS encoding aspartate ammonia-lyase → MSTVDLNTIPFFAGLPDQLRWHLSRAAERIEYPEGERLFRDGEPRRALWVILEGTLAIELPGGGDEPHRLATLGPGDVVGESILLGDDVHHTEGKVLAPLVALRFEKFTLEPLLKDQPRLHAALLARSARVLAARLKSADGALSGRDRAAGFGGPTRTEKDLLGERDVPQAALFGVQTLRAIENFPITGVTLQNFPDLIVALAQVKEAAARANMEIGTLPADIGEAIIKACREIAAGTHHEHFRVDMIQGGAGTSTNMNANEVIANRACELLGVPRGSYARVHPNEHVNLSQSTNDVYPTAVRLALHAALAGLQREMRALVEAFRAKGQEFAPHVKMGRTQLQDAVPMTLGQEFTAFGNTIAEDVDRLEEAKALLREINMGATAIGTRITAPEGYTEKVRAHLSQVSGLGLITAPDLVEATSDTGGFVQLSGVLKRCAVKLSKVCNDLRLLSSGPRTGFGEIRLPPMQPGSSIMPGKVNPVIPEAVNQVCFDVIGGDVTVTMAAEAGQLQLNVFEPIIAFRLLRHISAMTNACRILREKCVVGIEANPQVMRDYVERSIGLVTALLPTLGYEQCTALAKEALESGRGVAELVLEKKLMTRKQLDAVLDPARMVSGAH
- a CDS encoding DUF2007 domain-containing protein, which codes for MPENAFVVRTYQNSIEAEFAQAVLDANSIPSMLLKDNASGMLPFLNVLHPVRLVVRQGDVDTAVRLLDAAAATDPEAPPGPPVS
- the dacB gene encoding D-alanyl-D-alanine carboxypeptidase/D-alanyl-D-alanine-endopeptidase, whose amino-acid sequence is MPVRPARLLALALALAATSVAAQTGSGGSPNPGGTVARPTVAPAARRPAPSRSALVPAAPRGTAMLRRDLDHLVGTSTSSGEWGILVVSLATGDTLYSRGADELLLPASTMKLYTAAMAFDRFGPAHQFRTEVLRDGPLSREGTITGNLYLKGAGDPSLGPRYRNWHGGIAPMDAIADLIYASGVRRITGDIVGDASAFESRRVPEGWRSRYLQAGYAARVSALSVNENIANVVVRATPKGPEVEFDEPLIGIPIHSTVEVRPGTRSAYIRVWQDTTADHFRVHGWIGEQSPERSYRVVIEQPERFAAAALRAALGKRGVVIEGETRADVAPPTALRVTAWASPTVAQLAVTMNGESNNHFAELLFRNAARSVSGVGSAEAANEALREFLNQRAGVRRDDVYAADGSGLSTLDRVTARSMVHLLAYAGSAPWAEVFEATLPVAGRTETLKTRMRRTAADNNLRGKTGTTNDVTSLGGYVETRDGERLAFAMLYNGRDLWRARAAIDAMGATLAGFAR
- the coxB gene encoding cytochrome c oxidase subunit II, which encodes MALLALTACGGAEYPNSTFNHTTDFNTAIDGLWNRLLFWGTIVFVVVEAGLIYTIFRFRKRPGGAPAKQIHGNVALEITWTVIPAVILVLIAVPTVKTIFQTQAPAPAGALTIEVTGHQWWWEFHYPEYGVTTANEVYIPVGRTANFVLRTKDVLHSFWVPQLGGKRDLISNKTNLLWFTPNADLGTNAWNGFCVEYCGASHANMKFRMFTVQPDEFASWVAHQARPAALHDSTARSAPAGYIFPAADLPAHVLPQTPTPARLQFDDALLAQGDAKRGETAFMMGGCIGCHAIQGNPMAVSPIGPNLTHFGSRHTLGGGLFPNDDHHLARWIKNAKAMKPGALMLVVGIGEYSPDLKGPVTAGLTDAQIADVVAYLRALK
- the ctaD gene encoding cytochrome c oxidase subunit I — encoded protein: MASIAAPTTATAPTATAENTGIRSWITTVDHKRIGTLYLWTALFFFLVGGFEAVLIRTQLMQPNMGFVSAETYNQLFTMHGTTMVFLAVMPLSAAFFNYLIPLQIGARDVAFPRLNAFSYWVYLLGGIFITLPILFKLAPDGGWFGYAPLTTPRFSPGPNIDFWVLGLQILGVSSLAAAFNFITTIINMRAPGMSLMRMPMFTWMSFVVQFLLILAFPPITVALFFLLMDRFFGTNFYAIAAGADPLLWQHLFWVFGHPEVYILILPAFGLVSEVLPTFSKKPLFGYNVMVYSGIMIGFLGFGVWAHHMFAVGMGAVADSIFSLMTMLIAIPTGVKIFNWIATMWAGEIRFTVPMKFAIALIAMFTIGGISGVMHSSPPADLQQTDTYFIVAHFHYVLFGGSIMGIFAGIYFYYPKMTGRHMSESLGNWHFWLNFIGMNLTFFPMHFSGLYGMSRRIYTYDAGQGFDLFNKLATYGTYLLVVATLIFVWNFLRSRTRGAVAGNDPWGAATLEWSIPSPPPEYNFAQLPEVTSRYPLWDLKDPKMTEGIDHSHADPMQITDSHAVPVHEETERHTAKELGIPMPLPTAKPLFVATAMVVMFSGLLFLHNGMFAVAMTVTIGGAASMAIGLYLWLTSPLE
- a CDS encoding cytochrome c oxidase assembly protein — encoded protein: MGLPILLLHPNVDLSQGGFTVHWSTVIGLVALQALWLLRAHAHRGEARPSALQAFCFTAGLVVMFLSLNGPIHDISDYYLFSGHMVQHLVLTIVVPPLLLVGTPGWMLRPALRVPAVAAVARAITGPKTAFTIFNVVLAGWHLPPLYNAAMYYHEVHIIQHLMFLVGAVLMWWPMLSPLPELPRLSYPGQMLYSFVMTLPMTVVSIYIVYADHVLYPAYASAPRLWGLSPLDDQRLGGLIMWIPGGLFFYLLTSIIFFRWVTTQRDDQAGAQATA
- a CDS encoding cytochrome c oxidase subunit 3; its protein translation is MTAHTATADAHGDGHVHHHYTTTGLDNRKIAIWAFIGSECMLFASLIATYLIYKGKSLVGPFPHTEYVDAAGKVFPPILDIPVTSASTFVLLASSFAMVLALQAVQLKGVPLPENASWWTRVQRSSQTWLLVTALLGATFLGFQAYEFTAFVHEGLTIKTNLFGSTFFTLTGFHGAHVTVGVLWLMSLLWVDRSRGLAGPGDELLVDITALYWHFVDVVWIAIFTLVYLIQ
- a CDS encoding CoA-binding protein, with translation MSDWQRFLLETDEQISALLAEVRTVAVLGIKTADSGRAPAYYVPEYAQRAGLRIVPVPVYFPEVTEILGEPVYRRVSDIGEAVDLVNVFRRPADLPAHLDDLLAARPRAVWLQLGIRHDAVAETLARAGIQVVQDRCLMVEMQRIGR
- a CDS encoding saccharopine dehydrogenase NADP-binding domain-containing protein, translating into MRMLVLGAGLQGSACAYDLLQNDAITEVRLADRTVEQLPKFLQPYVGGERLKLITLDVKDAAAVSQAMTGVKAVMCALPYYFNQPMTEAALAAGAHFCDLGGNTEIVQDQKTLDATAKAKGLSVVPDCGLAPGMVNILAQLGIDRLDKTQSVRIYVGGLPQEPSGPLKYQIVYSIEGVLDYYTTLSWIVRDGKRVQVKALSEIEPVHFDAPVGELEAFHTAGGLSTMAHRYEGKIPELEYKTLRYPGHAKIMEAIRELGLIDDAPVDVKGQQVSPRDVAIAQMHPRLFKKNSPDLVALRVVVKGSKDGKPQTQSFELVDRYDAAQGISAMMRTTGFSLSITGQLQAQGAVPGGVHTPDECIPGDRYVMELAKRGILIRQSVH
- a CDS encoding cytochrome C oxidase subunit IV family protein — translated: MAHDAQHAAHAHPTGNTYLKVFGILTVITAVEVWAYYIPALVASPLFNPSLIAMSAAKFAIVVLWYMHLKFDHKLFKVLFSGPLIIAMATIVALLFLFGQFAL